The sequence TGATATCCTGATAAACTTCATGCTTTATCACCGTAGAGGATCCCTGAGGAATCATATCCTGATTTTCATGAATGTCAAGTCCCACGCGATTGTTTTCCCCATAGCCGGCATAGAGTTCCGGGTAGGTAATCAATGGATTCTGATTCTCATCCCTTCCTTCCACCTTAGTAATAGAGCCTTCATTAAAGGAAATACCATTTGAAAAGGTATCTACTATCTTTGGAGTGGTCCCCATCTGGCGTTCAGCTAATTGAATCAGCTCAGCTTTTGAATGGACCATTTCGTCCCGGGAAGTAGAGCTAAACAAGCCTGTAATTTTACCGCCTGCAATCGCCGTGACAGTTCCCATTACCGTTATTGTACACACTGCGGCCAACGCGGCCACCATTCTCTTTTTATTAAATTTCATAATTCTACTCCTCATTTCTATTTTTTTATAAATTTCTCTTAGACAACGATTCTCTGCCTGCGCATCCGGCGTTACCCGATCCAGCTCGGACTTTATTATTTGCTTTAATTTGTCATCCCTAAAGCTATCCATGGCAAATGCCCCTTTCCATTTCTGTTTTTTCAGTGCCGTCAGCTTTCAATAAATCCTTCAGCAGTTTTCGTGCTTTATGCAGACGGGATTTTACCGTCCCTTCGATGGTTCCTGTAATGTGGGCAATCTCTCTGGTGCTCAATTCATTATAATAGTACAGAAGAACCACAGTACGGTATTTTATATCCAGATGGATGAGTGCTGCCTGGATTTCTTTTGCTGTCTCTGCCTCTAAAACGGATTCTAATGGTCCATCTGCTTTCTTGTCTTCCCGGATGTACTCCGCACTCTTTTTCTCCTCCTCATTTTCTAAAATACCTTCATAAGATATTTCAGACCTCCCTTTTTTCCTTCGTTCAAGCCGCCAGGCTGTCCTGACCAGAATTTGATACAGCCACGGCTCAAAGCGCTCCGCTTGTTTCAGTTTTGACTTATGAAGAAAGCATTTAACAAAGGTCTCCTGTAAAATGTCCTCACTGTCACTTTGGTTGCCGGTAATAAAATACGCCATACGGTATAGCTTTCCGGAATAGGAACGGTATAGTTCGTCAAATGCTGCTTCGCTGCCATCTATCATGCTTTCCACCAAAGCCTTTTTTCCTTCCATCATAACCTGTTTCCTTTCCTTTTTTAGATGCATCTGATAATAAGAGTCATAGAATTACCATTTGGTTCATTTTTTATGGTTTTTTTATGAAAAAAATTAAAAATGGATCGGAGACGGGAAACTAACATCTGTTATTCCCGTCTTCGATCCTTATGGCTAATAAAACTTTCTGATTTCAGATACATACCTCGTTCGTTGTAACCAGCCGCTAAATTCCATTCTTATTCCTCTTAATCACCTTAAGCCTGGTAAACTCTTCCCTGTCCTTTTCTTCCAGTGAATTGGTAATATTCCTGGTCAGCGTCTCATACCTGGGAATCGTAATATTCTTTAAGGCGTTGGCCCGTTTCTGGGTCCTTTTGATGCTGTTTGCCAGACGGTAGGCGGAATTCTCTACCATGGAAAGCTTTACCGTCAGCTTCTTCACCTTCTCAAACTGGCAACGGGCTTCGTCCAGAGATTCCCTGGTGTTATAATAGGCATAAGTCAGGTTTAAAGGCATTTCATCATGCTCTACCAGTGGGATTTCCGTTCCCATGATACTCCTGGTCTTAATTCGTACTGAACTGTCCACAGGAACCGCCATGGCAATATCCTGCACATAGTTGATTCCCAGCTCTATGTTGGCCTTTTGCAGGGCCTTGTAAGCGGAAGTGAAGGTGACATCGATTTCCGACTGAATGCCTTTTGCTTCATCAATCAGGCTCATCAATTCCTTGATGAGGATGTTCCGTTTTTTATCCATCAGTTCATAGCCCTGTCTGGCTAACGCCAGGGAGCTTTTCGCAAGGATTAAATTCCCCTTGGTGGGAAATGTATTGGGATTCATGGATATCCCTCCTATTCTTCCGATCCGTCAAGGGTGGTAGGCTTGTAATACTGGTCTAATACCTTGGTGTCGATACGGTCCAGCTCGGCTCTTGGAAGAAGCCCTAAAAGCTCCCAGCCGATGCTCAGGGTTTCGATGATATTCCGGTTGGCATGATTTCCCTGCCCAACAAACCGGCCTTCAAATTCCTTGCCGAAAACCAGATACATTTTATCAATAGGGGATAGTTCATCTTCTCCGATGACCGATGCCAGAGCTCTGGCATCTCCTACTTTAGCATAACAGGAGAATAGCTGGTTTGCCAGGCCCTGATGATCTGCTCTTGTAAAGCCTTCACCAATTCCGTCCTTCATCAGACGGCTTAAGGAAGGAAGGACGTTAATAGGAGGATAAACGGACTGGCCGTACAAACTGCGGTCCAGAACGATCTGCCCTTCCGTAATATATCCCGTAAGGTCTGGGATGGGGTGGGTGATGTCATCGTTTGGCATGGTCAGTATGGGAATCTGGGTCACGGAGCCATGCCGCCCCTTTACGATGCCGGCCCGTTCATAAAGGGATGCCAGCTCGCTGTATAAATATCCGGGATAGCCTTTTCTGGAAGGAATTTCCCCCTTTGAGGAAGAAACCTCACGGAGAGCCTCCGCATAGGCTGTCATATCGGTCAAAATAACAAGTATGTGCATTCCCTTTTCAAAAGCCAGGTATTCCGCCAGTGTAAGAGCCACCTTTGGTGTGATCAGACGTTCCACCACAGGGTCGTTTGCCAGGTTGATGAACATGGCCACGTGGTCGGAAACGCCGCTTTCCTCAAAGGTACGGCGGAAGAAGTCGGCCACATCGTATTTTACACCCATGGCAGCAAATACCACAGCGAATTTTTCGCTGGAAAGTGCGTCATCTCCCAGGGAGGCCTGCTGTACGATCTGGGCTGCCAGTTCGTCATGAGGAAGGCCGTTTCCGGAGAAGATGGGGAGCTTTTGGCCCCGGATCAGAGTCATCAGCCCGTCGATGGCTGAGATTCCGGTACGGATATAATCTCTTGGGTATTCTCTGGTAACAGGATTTAAGGGTTTTCCGTTAATGTCCAGCCAGATATCGGAGTTGATGTCTCCAAGCCCGTCAATAGGCTCTCCGATGCCATTAAAGGTGCGTCCCAGCATGTCTTCGGACACCGCAAGCTCCATAGGGTGTCCGGTGAGGCGGGTGTGAACATTTCTTAAGGCAAGCCCATCGGTTCCTTCAAACACCTGGATGATCGCCTTATCCTCGTAAACCTCAATGATACGTCCCAGCTTCTTTGTCTTTTTTTCTACGGTCATTTCCACGATTTCGTCGAAAGCAGCATTCTGGACGCCTTCTAAAACAACTAATGGACCGTTGATTGCACTAAGTCCTAAATATTCGATTGCCATAGCCTGCCTCCTCCCTATGCATTGCGTTCGATGACGGAATCATAGAAGGCATCTACCTGCTTTTTATAGTCATCAAACATATCAAGTCTGTCGTTAGGTACATCATATTTAATGGAAATGATCTTATCAAAGATCGGATCCTCTTTTAATACGGACATAGGCATTCCCATGGAAACGAGGGAACGGGATTTCTTGTATAAATAAAGAATTAGATCCATCATTTTAAACTGTTTTTCCATTGGGACACAGGTATCGTCCTTATGGAATGCGTTCTGCTGTAAAAATCCGATCCTGATCACCTTTGATATTTCCAGTATGAGCTTCTGGTCATCGGGAAGCATGTCTCCGCCGATCAGCTTTACGATCTCCATCAGGCTGCTTTCCTGGGTCAGCAGGAAGACCAGACGGTTTCTGTAGTCCACGAACTTCTTATCCACGTTTTCCACGTACCAGGGCGCCAGATCAGTCAGATATTCAGAATAACTGCTGAGCCAGTGAATGGCCGGGAAGTGGCGTTCGTTTGCAAGGTTTCTGTCCAGGCCCCAGAAGCAGCGGACAAAACGCTTGGTGTTCTGGGTTACCGGCTCGGAGAAGTCGCCTCCCTGAGGGGATACAGCACCGATGATGGTAACGGAGCCTTCGGTTCCGTTCATGTTCTGAATCATCCCGGCCCTTTCATAGAAGGCTGATAGACGGGAGGCCAAATAAGCCGGGAAACCTTCTTCCGCAGGCATCTCTTCCAGACGACCGGACAACTCTCTTAAGGCCTCGGCCCACCTAGAGGTGGAGTCCGCCATGATTGCCACATGATATCCCATATCCCGGTAGTATTCCGCCAGGGTAAGGCCGGAGTAAAGGCTGGCTTCACGGGCGGCTACGGGCATGTTTGAAGTATTGGCGATCAGTGTGGTCCGGTCCATCAGAGGATTACCGGAACGGGGGTCAACAAGCTCAGAGAACTCCTCAAGCACCTGGGTCATCTCGTTGCCACGTTCCCCGCAGCCAATATATATGATAATATCCGCATCAGACCACTTGGCGATCTGGTGCTGGGTCATGGTTTTTCCTGTACCAAAACCGCCGGGGATACATGCGGTACCTCCCTTAGCAAGAGGAAACAGGGTATCAATGATCCTCTGCCCGGTGATAAGAGGCTTTCCAGCCGGATATCTCTTTAATATAGGCCTTGGTACTCGGATGGGCCACTTCTGGGTCATGGTGATTTTCTTTTCGGACCCGTCTAAAAGCTGTAGGGTCAGCAGGGGATCGGATATGGTATAGGTACCATCCTCCACTACGTCAAGAACATAGCCTTCCAAATCAGGGGGAATCATAACCTTATGGACGATGGCCGGGGTTTCAGGAACTTCGGCAATGATGGTACCTGGTAAGAGATGATCTCCTTTTTTAACTGTTATGTGGGTCTTCCAGAGCTTCTCGCCGTCAAGGGAATCCACATGAATTCCCCGGTCAATATATGCCCCTCCGGTCTTTGCGATCTCGCTTAAAGGGCGCTCAATTCCGTCAAAGATATTATTTAAAATGCCTGGGGCCAGTGTGACGGATACGGGGAAGCCGGAGGAAGTGACCGTCCCTCCCGGTTTTAAGCCGCTGGTTTCCTCATATACCTGGACAATGGTGCGGCGGTCTGTAAGGCCGATGACCTCACCGACTAAGTGGTCTTCGCCTACATAGACCATTTCATTCATTCGGAATCCGGAATCACCCTTTAAATAAATGACAGGGCCGTTAATGCCGGAAATGGTGCCTGTATTAGTCATTAGCCGTACCTCCCATCAGATCCTTTACATCAAAGCGGAAGTCGCGTTTTGCCTCCGCCAGCTTGGTTTGAAATGAATTGTCGATTAAAATGTGCCTGGAAGGGATAACAGCCCGTGTTCCTCCCAGAAAGGAGTATTCGCTCACCTGGATGTCAGAGCTGCCTGAAATTGCCAGTTCATTGATCTTCTCTTCATCTGCAGGATCGATGTAAATGGTGATGAATTCCTTTCCTGCCAGGGCCTTGGCTTCCCGTATCTGCTTTTCCAAAAGCTTTGTATATTCGGGGGATCCCATAAATGTGGCCAGTTTATCCCGAAGCTCCGAAAACAGCTTATCTTTCAGCTCATCCTGTTTTTTTCCAAAAACCCGTTTCATGCCGATCTGTTCCAGGGAAAGCTTTTTGTTGATTTCCCGCTCGATTCGTTCGCTTTCCAAAGCTACCTGGTGTGCAGCCCTTCGCTTTGCATCTTCCTGATGCTCTAAAAAGGTCTGCTCCAAGGCAGCTGTATATTCATCAAGCATCTTTGCACTGCGGGTTCTGGCATCTTCCATGCAAAATCCCAGGAAATGCTGTAATTTTTCCTCAGTCGTCAAGATGACCACCTCTTTCTTATAGTTTTAATCCGATGGCTTCATTAACATAATCTGTGATAAAGTTCGGCTTGCGGCCGGTACCATGGCGGTCAGGGATTTCTATGATCAATGGAAGTTTGCGGTTTAACTTCACATCATTGATGATGTCCGGAAACTCTTTTCCGAACTTTTCCGTCAGGAGAATGATCCCAATCTCCTTATCGGCCAGGACTTTATCCAGTTCACGTTTCAGTTCAGCCTTTTCATGAACGACAGCGCCCTCAACTCCGGCTAATCTCATGCCGGTCCAAGTGTCCACGTTGTCGCTGATCAAATACATTTTCATGGATTAGAGCTTACCTAAGATCATGAAAGATATGATCAAGCCATACAGACAAACGCCTTCGGCAAGCCCTACGAAGATCAGTGATTTACCAAGTATGGAACCATCCTCGCTGATGGCACCGAGAGCGGCGCTGGCAGCAGCGGAAACGGCAATACCGCCGCCGATGCAGGCAAGACCTGTGGAAAGGGCAGCTGCTAAGTAACCCATTCCGGCAATGCTTCCAGTGCTGGCAGCGGCGCTTTCCGCAGCAGCAGCCTGGCCGTTAAACATCAATACACTGGATACGATTAAGGTTCCGAAAAATAAAAGGGTGTTGATACCAAGAGCAGTTTTATAGCGGCCCTTTGTTTTTGCGCCCATGGCAAAGGCTCCGAAGGGCAGGGCGATACTTAAGGTTAATGCAATTGCTAATGTAATTTTTACTAAGGTTGACATAATATTACCTCCGTTTTGGTTTTTAAATTTTCTTCCCGTATGGTTTAAATGCACGGCCGGTTCCACGATAGAAACGGCTGAATAATTCGTAATATTCCAGACGCAGAACCTGGATTCCAACGATCAGGCCTTCCATGCCGCAGACGAATAAGTTGCCAAGAATAACGACCAGCCAGTTAGGGTTTCCTGCTTCCACACCGGACAGCATAAGGACAACCTCCATCATGGCCGCGTGGCTGACAGCAAAAGCCCCTACACGGACAAAGGAAAGGGTGTTGGAAAAATAGCTTAAAAGCACTTCAAACAGTTCAAAGAAACCCTGAACCACAAACATGCCCTTTTCCTTTGGCATGATCTGCGCTTTCTTTTCCACCAGGTTGGTGAGAGGTTCCTTAAAGAACATGACGATCAGCGGGATGCCAAACATGATAACAAGGAGTATGGCAGCCGGAATGGGATTATTTGTCATGTATAGGACGATGGTGAGCACAAGGCTTGCATAGAAGATAAGTCCTGCCGCACCGTTTGTGTCAAACAGAGTCTTTTCCGGATCATGAAAGCGGATGCTGTTTATGATGTTTAGGACCATGGTCAACAAAATAATTCCCATACCAATGGAAACCGCTACGATAAATACGGTATTCAGTCTCCCTATAAACGGCAGGTTAGTCATATGCTCCAGAGGACGGAGCCAGACGGCCTGTATGATATTTTCAAATCCAAAAACACTGCCGAACAGGAAACCAAAAATGGTTGAAAAAATACCGCAACAGGATATAATCGCCGCCAGATTTATCTTTTTCAGCTGGTAGAGGAGCAGCCCTCCAAGCAGAAGGCATATTCCCTGTCCCACATCCCCGAACATAAAGCCAAAGAGGAAGGAATAGGTGATGCCAATCAATATGGTGGGATCGATCTCATTGTATTCCGGCAGGCCGTACATCTGTATAAACATCTCAAAGGGCTTAAAAAGCCTGGGATTATGAAGCTTGGTGGGAGGTTTGCTCAAAATTTTGTTATGATCATCCTCCACGATACAGAAAGTTTTTTCATCGTTAGAGATTTCTTTCTGAAAGGCGGCCGCATCCCGGTTGCTCATCCAGCCGCAAAGGATATAAAAGGTGTTTACTTTCTGTTTGGTGCATGCGGCCAATTTTCTCACGTTAAAGTTGGTAGAAAATACCTCAAGCTTATCCAGTGCCGTCAATAACTCCTCCTGCCTGGATTCCAGCAATTCGGACATCTGCTTTCGTATGCCGTCAATATCAGACTGGAGAGCGCTTATCTTATCTTCCAGAAAATGAATGGCGTCTAAAGGCGTGCCCTTGTATTCGTCTGGTAAAAAGTAGCGTTCAAAACGCATGGAGGCATAAATAGCGTCAATCTGGTTAGAGATGCTTTCCGGCACAAAATAAACCAGCCAGACATATTCGTTATCCTCACGGCATTTATAAAGGACCGTATCAATGGTATCATATACATAGCTTACAAATTTGTTGTAATACTCATGGGATATTCGTCCAAAACGAAATTTAATGTACTTAAACTGAAGGATGGAGCTTAAATCATAGTTAAGTCCGGTAAATGGAAGGATTCGATCCAGGGACTGCTGATAGGAATTTAGCTCGGATATAATGGCCTCTTCCTTTGCCGTAAGCTCCTTTACCTGCTCCCCAATCTCTTTGACAATTCCGGCTGCCTGTTGAATGGGAATCTTTTTTCGGCTGCCAGTCTGACCACCCGGCGGAAGTAATTCCGCCAGTTCTATGGCACATTGGTAGGCGTCTTTGTATGGATTTGTTTCAATATATGGCCTCAAGTCTTTCACCGTTTTTAATTCTGACAGGGCATTTTCCAAATGAATTTCATATTTGGATAAATACGTATCGATGACCCGGTCAATATCGTCCTTAGGTCCGGTGATACTTAAGAATTTCATCTTTTCTATCACGAAAAAACAACCCCCTTTACATTTTTACTACATAGGAGATGATTTCATCCGGGCTTACGCGGTAACGGATGCTCTCTATGAGGGTGATAATCTTTTGAATTTCTTCCTCCTTAAAATAAAGATAAGAATTCAGCGTAGCAATGGAATACGGATTCTGCCGGCTGGAAGAACGGTATATTTTGTCCAGTATTTCCAGTGTAATGTGTTCCAAGTCCGGCATGTCTGCGGCTTCCAGATCTGATTTCCGTCCATAAAAGGTATTCTTTAGTACAGAATAGAACTCTTCCAGTGTAGCTGTTTCTGCCAGTTTACCAATCTGCTCCTTATTCAAATGATAATTGAAGGGGATAAGAAGGGTATAAATATCGGCAGGCTGCAGATGATAATATTTTTTTGATCGGTAAATCCATTGGATATTAAGTAAATCCAGCTTGCAGCCAAAGCAGCGTTTGAGAAGGTCCTGTTCCTTACTTGTAAGATATTTTCCCATGACCTTCCAAATGGTCTTAAAGTACAGAAGATCTAAGTGGACCTCATAATCAAACAAGGTAGGCTGTTCCCTGTCGTCTAAGTGAGACAGCAGGTCATAATAGATCGAACCTTCCAGGTTGGCTATAAACTCTTTTAAGTCCGTGGTTGATGACAGCTTAATTAAATCCAGCCGGGAATGCTTCTCAAAAAAGTCCTGGAATACAGAGAGATCGATATCTAATCGGTTCTTACCCATAGCATTGCGGAAGCATTTCTTCAGGATATCAATTTCAAAGTGCATAAAATACAGGTCAAGGAACTTACGTTGGGTTAAATTGGCGAACCGGTAGAGCTTTGCATAATCCTGGTACAGAGAAAGGATCAGACGCTGTTCGATGGCCCCCCGGTGGAGCACTACACCCTCCAGGTTAGCAAACAGTCCTTCATAGGCCGGAAGACGTCTTAAATATTCCTCTGCATCAGAAACGGTTTCAAGGGCAGCCATTTCGCGGAACTGACTGTCGGTGATCAGATGGCTCTCCATGGCTCTTACTTTGGTTGTAATGCCGCTATAGGATAGTAAGTCTCCCATTGGATCACTCCTTTATCATAGTATTGAATAGTTTCTCCACATATTGAGTATGATGATCTTCGTAACGCTGTTCCATGGCTTTAAGGACCTTTTCGGAATCGCTTCGCTGTTTTTCCAGACGATTATTCATACTGATTTCCATGCCAGCCTGCAGTTCTTCAATCTTTTTACTGGTTTCTTCTTCCAGCTGTGCATCAAATTCAGCGGTCTGTTCTTCCAAATCTTCGGCAAACGCCTTTTTGCGCTCATTGGCATCATTCATAATAGATGCCGCTGCCGATTCAATCTCGGATATCTTCTCGATTACAGTATCCATACCGAGCCCTCCTTTTTGTAATAATTTTTAAAAAAAATATAGTGCTTGATTTATAATGATACTACAATTTTAAAAAAATTCCATAGGATGTTAGTAAAAAACCCAATATTAATATAGTTTTAACATAAATATAGATTACGACAATAGGGCTGTAGCTATGCATGGTCAATAGAAAAAAGCGAAGATCAGGGAAAATTTTCCCTGGTTTCTTCGCTATTTCTTAACGGTTTCTTTACGGGGTTGCGGCTGTTGTTGTTGCTGTATTCTCCGCGGCGGAGGTAGACTCCCCAGCGTCCGTTCCTGTCTCGCTTTCCGATTCGGTCAGGAATTCGGTGGCAACATAAGCCTCTGTTCCTTCAAACATAATAACCGTCCATTTGTCGTCATAAGTTTTGACATATTCCACTACTGTACCGGAAGCAAGGCTTCCAAGCTTGGCACCGTCGGTAGAAGGCTCTGAGCGGACATTAAGCTTGCTTTTGGTGGTATAAATTTTAGGCGCTTCTGTCTCTGGTTCCGTAGGCTCTGCGGAAGTTTCGGCACTTGTCATGGCTTCGGTAGTTACCTCAGCAGTCGTTTCGGTAGTTGTTGGCTCTTTTTTTGAATTCTTTCCTGGGATCACCTTTACGATGATCAGGACAAGTACAAGAAGAACCAAAAAGATGAGGGCTGGTTTCAGCAGTTCGTACGGATCAAAACCTTTCTTCTTGGAACGCCTCCGGCTTCTGCTGTTTGAAGCGGGCCTCTGGCCGCTTCTGGAAACGTTTCTCTGGGCCGGCCTTTGTCCGGGCCTTGTCCCGTCCGGTCTTGATCCAGTGCGCCCGGTGCTGCCAGAATGCTCCTGGGTACTTAAAGGCGCAGTCCTTGCGCCGCTGCTTCTTTGATTTCCTGTTCCCTGGAATTCATTTCTTGGAGCGCTGGTTCGAGGAGGATTATTCCGGGGAGTGGAGGACATGGTCCTAACGTCCGTAGGACGTTTATTGATTGGGGTTCCCCCCTGGCTTCCTCTATTATGAGAGTTTGCAAAGGTATTGACTTCCTGAGACAGAAGCTGAAAGGCCTCGTTGGCATCATAGGGACTGTCATCTCCTTCGTGAACTGCCTTGTTTCCCAGCACGCGGATCCTGTGATAGTGGTCTTTGGCAGACTGAGAAATAAAGCGTCCTTCAAATAGCTGGTCTATGCTGTCCGCCAGATCGCCTTCCACAATCAGAGCCCTTTCTCCAAGATAATTTACCATATATTCCAGGGTTTGCCGGGCTTTGATCATAGCCATGTTATACTGCTTCTGGCTCATGAGCTTTTCCGTTTCCCTTTGACCCTGCTGGATTCTAAGCAAGAAACTGTTGTCTGTAGTTCCCATATATTTCCTCCTTTGCAAAAGCGGTTGTATTCCAATATACAGATATTATACTAGATTAATGCAAATTGTGCACCTGTTATTTTGTCGTTTTTTGATTTGTAAGAGAAAAGTAAAAAACTTATTGGGAATCATTATAAATAAAGGAAAACTTGGACTTATAAATCTTCCGTGATACTAATTTGATACTAAATCCTGCAATTTACTTGCGACCTCACTATGCTTATTAGGGTATAAGTGTCCGTAAATATTGTTTACCATATCGACAGAGTCCCCTATACGCTCTGCTATAAGATAGGGAGAGAATCCCATATCAATTAGTAGGGAAACATGGCTGTGGCGGATGTCGTGAATGCGTATTTGTTTGATACCGGAAGAAGCGCAGGCTTCTTTTAGACAGATCCCTAATTTGTATCTTGTAATTTGAAAAAGCCTATCCTCAGGTCCTATCCCATAATTCTTGTCTATAAATTCCTTCAGGCAATCCGTAAGAAAAGGAGGTATAGTTACAAGTCGGGTACTGCCCGCTGTTTTAGGTGAGGTTATAACATCACTTTGATTATGCCGATGGTAGGTCTTTGATATTGAAATGGTACCTGTTTTTAAGTCTATATCCTTTATGCTTAGAGCTAACAACTCGCCACAACGCATTCCAGTATAGTATAAAGTGTTAAATGCTACCGTGAGTGTAATATCATTGATTTTTGCTATGAATGAGTTAAAATCTTCCGGTGTCCAGAAATCTACTCTGCCGGCCTTCGCTTTACCTATTGAGCCTGTAACTTTGCAAGGATTTTTCGGTAAGTCATAATATTTAACTGCATAATTAAGTATAGCATTTAGCTGATTGTTTATTTGCCGCTGCGATGTTTCCTTCAAACCGGCCTTCATGACTTTGTTTTGCCACTTCCTAATGTCCGCAGGTGTAATTTGATTAATAGGCTTATCCTTGAAGAACGGGACTATATGGTGCATAAATAGATACTGCTTAGGCTTCATTGTGGAAACTTTAAGGCGGTGACCCATATCATCTATATAAATATCATATAATGACTGAAAAGTCATTTCCGGCGTTCCTTGCTGCTTATCTAAAAACTCACGTTCCCAGGCTTTGGCTTCCCTGCTTTTTTCAAATCCCCTTTTAAGTTTCTGGCGGCGCTGACCTGTCCAGTCAGTATAATATAGCTTAACATAATACGTTTTGCGTAATTCATCTTTAAATACTGGCATTATTATATCATTCCTTTCTAAAAATTGGTATAAAAAATACGCCCCTTGCCAGGACGTTTCGAAAATGATATAATTCTACTGACTAGGTAGTTATATCTTTCCGGAATTCCGGTAAGAGAAAATCTATGTGAAGCCGTTCGGTGTTTCCAGCACCGGGCGGTTTTGTATTTCATATTTAATTTATTTCTGTAATTTCAAGTGAATAACCTAATACTTCGCCTACTTGGGTTACCTTTCCTTTTAAAGTAACGGCCTCGCCTTTTGTCATTCCCGCGACCTTACTTTTCTGATCATCATTCTTTATATAACACTGAACGCCGATAATTGCAAAAGTTTCATCTGAAGGTGTTAAAGATATATATTTTCCATCTGAGTCTATATTGCTAAGTTCACCTGTGATTTCCACATACTGGCCCTTATATTTTTCACTTGCATTCAGGGCGTTAGCTTTTAAATCACTCATCATATCGCCCACACTATATGCAGTATATTCAATTGCCGCTTCCGTAACTTCTGCGGTTGTAACTTTAGCCCCCGCTTCTGCGGCAGGTCCGGCTTGGGTCTTATTAGAGCCACCTCCTGATGCCGCGCCAATAATTCCGATCACGACAACAGCAGCTATTGCAATTAAGCCTCCTTTTCCTTTTTGCTTTTTGCGGCACTGCGGACATATTTTTGCACCATAAGGTATCTCTGTTTTGCAATGCTTACAAATTTTTGTTGTTGGTTTTTCTTTTCCCATACTCATTTCCTTCTTTCTTAATAATATTATTAAAAAGCCTATGGCTATTTTAATCTTAATGTAAAACTTCTACTTCGCTACACTCCCCGTCATTCTATAGATATTAAAGGGTTCAAAGAATATTATATATTCACCCTTTTGAAAGCCTAG is a genomic window of Lacrimispora sphenoides containing:
- a CDS encoding V-type ATP synthase subunit I — encoded protein: MIEKMKFLSITGPKDDIDRVIDTYLSKYEIHLENALSELKTVKDLRPYIETNPYKDAYQCAIELAELLPPGGQTGSRKKIPIQQAAGIVKEIGEQVKELTAKEEAIISELNSYQQSLDRILPFTGLNYDLSSILQFKYIKFRFGRISHEYYNKFVSYVYDTIDTVLYKCREDNEYVWLVYFVPESISNQIDAIYASMRFERYFLPDEYKGTPLDAIHFLEDKISALQSDIDGIRKQMSELLESRQEELLTALDKLEVFSTNFNVRKLAACTKQKVNTFYILCGWMSNRDAAAFQKEISNDEKTFCIVEDDHNKILSKPPTKLHNPRLFKPFEMFIQMYGLPEYNEIDPTILIGITYSFLFGFMFGDVGQGICLLLGGLLLYQLKKINLAAIISCCGIFSTIFGFLFGSVFGFENIIQAVWLRPLEHMTNLPFIGRLNTVFIVAVSIGMGIILLTMVLNIINSIRFHDPEKTLFDTNGAAGLIFYASLVLTIVLYMTNNPIPAAILLVIMFGIPLIVMFFKEPLTNLVEKKAQIMPKEKGMFVVQGFFELFEVLLSYFSNTLSFVRVGAFAVSHAAMMEVVLMLSGVEAGNPNWLVVILGNLFVCGMEGLIVGIQVLRLEYYELFSRFYRGTGRAFKPYGKKI
- a CDS encoding ATPase, whose protein sequence is MDTVIEKISEIESAAASIMNDANERKKAFAEDLEEQTAEFDAQLEEETSKKIEELQAGMEISMNNRLEKQRSDSEKVLKAMEQRYEDHHTQYVEKLFNTMIKE
- a CDS encoding SH3 domain-containing protein, with product MGTTDNSFLLRIQQGQRETEKLMSQKQYNMAMIKARQTLEYMVNYLGERALIVEGDLADSIDQLFEGRFISQSAKDHYHRIRVLGNKAVHEGDDSPYDANEAFQLLSQEVNTFANSHNRGSQGGTPINKRPTDVRTMSSTPRNNPPRTSAPRNEFQGTGNQRSSGARTAPLSTQEHSGSTGRTGSRPDGTRPGQRPAQRNVSRSGQRPASNSRSRRRSKKKGFDPYELLKPALIFLVLLVLVLIIVKVIPGKNSKKEPTTTETTAEVTTEAMTSAETSAEPTEPETEAPKIYTTKSKLNVRSEPSTDGAKLGSLASGTVVEYVKTYDDKWTVIMFEGTEAYVATEFLTESESETGTDAGESTSAAENTATTTAATP
- a CDS encoding OB-fold protein is translated as MGKEKPTTKICKHCKTEIPYGAKICPQCRKKQKGKGGLIAIAAVVVIGIIGAASGGGSNKTQAGPAAEAGAKVTTAEVTEAAIEYTAYSVGDMMSDLKANALNASEKYKGQYVEITGELSNIDSDGKYISLTPSDETFAIIGVQCYIKNDDQKSKVAGMTKGEAVTLKGKVTQVGEVLGYSLEITEIN
- a CDS encoding V0D/AC39 family V-type ATPase subunit, encoding MGDLLSYSGITTKVRAMESHLITDSQFREMAALETVSDAEEYLRRLPAYEGLFANLEGVVLHRGAIEQRLILSLYQDYAKLYRFANLTQRKFLDLYFMHFEIDILKKCFRNAMGKNRLDIDLSVFQDFFEKHSRLDLIKLSSTTDLKEFIANLEGSIYYDLLSHLDDREQPTLFDYEVHLDLLYFKTIWKVMGKYLTSKEQDLLKRCFGCKLDLLNIQWIYRSKKYYHLQPADIYTLLIPFNYHLNKEQIGKLAETATLEEFYSVLKNTFYGRKSDLEAADMPDLEHITLEILDKIYRSSSRQNPYSIATLNSYLYFKEEEIQKIITLIESIRYRVSPDEIISYVVKM
- a CDS encoding site-specific integrase translates to MPVFKDELRKTYYVKLYYTDWTGQRRQKLKRGFEKSREAKAWEREFLDKQQGTPEMTFQSLYDIYIDDMGHRLKVSTMKPKQYLFMHHIVPFFKDKPINQITPADIRKWQNKVMKAGLKETSQRQINNQLNAILNYAVKYYDLPKNPCKVTGSIGKAKAGRVDFWTPEDFNSFIAKINDITLTVAFNTLYYTGMRCGELLALSIKDIDLKTGTISISKTYHRHNQSDVITSPKTAGSTRLVTIPPFLTDCLKEFIDKNYGIGPEDRLFQITRYKLGICLKEACASSGIKQIRIHDIRHSHVSLLIDMGFSPYLIAERIGDSVDMVNNIYGHLYPNKHSEVASKLQDLVSN